The following coding sequences lie in one Salmo salar chromosome ssa13, Ssal_v3.1, whole genome shotgun sequence genomic window:
- the zgc:86764 gene encoding protein regulator of cytokinesis 1 isoform X2, whose translation MTIQTSQPHVFLIECKTFIFVNSHLVFGAAMSSRRSEALAFSLVTGINHAMARLVDIWDSMGIMEEQRVERMETVKKHIEGLLNDMITEEEALKHRIRTNIITFEKQLDTLCLEMSMDPYKLEEGLTVLQIEKNLRLRVEILTKEKGDRLKELHGLQQQDKELCLELCVTPYYVPTGSMPSRTQLQELREHLKTLSEEKKSRAKVFSGLREDIRKLMEDMGHKLETSLEKESVCHGEEIFLLTHENIKALQLLLSQMKVKKESLMNTLAELKERAMCLWNRLEALEQDRTAFQESVQGTLSDQITQWQEEVDRLTVLQKAMLEDVIDKVRQELVALWDKCNQGPEQSEPFNAHICDDDFTEELLALHDAELLKVKNYYDQAKPLLEVLQKWEKYWALFQDFEKKANDPNRFSNRGGALLKEAKEKVKVQKMLPKLEEELRTGVESWEKDQGSAFLVQGQRVMAYISSQWEEHKRQRSKEKSERATTSKKGEMTTLFKTPTKRAHGGMNTLTPNKIRKIPTQPTMVRSYSCSSSSTFISVPSSKPPLSQVQMQKIKSLERSSSSQRTPLQEYNGIEGKKPVDISYSDFTGDLSKKPNDAVFNSTAKDLF comes from the exons TGAAGCCCTGGCCTTCTCGCTAGTGACTGGTATAAACCATGCCATGGCCAGGCTGGTGGACATCTGGGACAGCATGGGCATCATGGAGGAGCAGAGGGTAGAGCGGATGGAGACGGTGAAGAAACACATTGAG GGCCTTTTGAATGACATGATCACTGAGGAGGAAGCTTTGAAGCACCGCATCCGAACCAATATCATCACTTTTGAAAAACAGTTGGATACCTTGTGTCTGGAAATGTCAATGGATCCATACAAA TTGGAGGAGGGTCTGACAGTCCTCCAGATCGAGAAGAACCTGCGTCTGCGTGTGGAGATTCTGACCAAGGAGAAGGGGGACCGTTTGAAGGAGCTACACGGACTGCAGCAGCAGGATAAGGAACTGTGCTTGGAGCTGTGCGTCACTCCCTATTATGTTCCAACAGGCAGCATGCCCTCACGCACTCAGCTGCAGGAGCTCCGGGAGCACCTCAAGACCCTCAGTGAAGAAAAG AAGAGTCGTGCAAAGGTGTTCTCAGGGCTGCGTGAGGACATCAGGAAGCTCATGGAGGACATGGGTCATAAACTAGAAACCAGTCTGGAGAAAGAGTCGGTGTGTCACGGCGAGGAGATATTCCTGCTCACGCATGAAAACATCAAAGCCCTCCAACTGCTGTTGTCCCAG ATGAAGGTCAAGAAGGAATCCCTGATGAATACTCTGGCTGAGCTGAAAGAACGAGCTATGTGCCTGTGGAATCGTCTGGAAGCGCTGGAGCAAGATCGCACTGCGTTCCAGGAGAGTGTGCAGGGTACCCTTTCTGACCAAATCACACAG TGGCAGGAGGAGGTGGACCGTCTGACGGTCCTGCAGAAAGCCATGTTAGAGGATGTGATTGACAAGGTCCGACAGGAACTAGTGGCTCTCTGGGACAAGTGCAACCAAGGCCCTGAGCAGAGTGAACCCTTCAACGCCCACATCTGTGACG ATGACTTCACAGAGGAACTGTTGGCACTGCATGACGCTGAGCTATTGAAGGTGAAGAATTACTATGACCAGGCTAAACCCTTACTGGAGGTTCTGCAGAAATGGGAGAAGTACTGGGCCCTCTTCCAGGACTTTGAG AAAAAGGCCAATGATCCAAACCGCTTCTCCAACAGAGGAGGAGCCCTTCTCAAAGAGGCCAAAGAGAAGGTCAAAGTTCAGAAGATGTTGCCAAAG TTGGAGGAAGAGCTGAGGACTGGTGTTGAGAGCTGGGAGAAGGACCAGGGTTCTGCCTTCCTGGTCCAGGGCCAGAGAGTCATGGCCTACATCTCCAGCCAATGGGAGGAGCACAAACGGCAGAGGAGCAAGGAGAAGAGTGAACGTGCCACT ACATCAAAGAAGGGGGAAATGACAACTCTCTTCAAAACTCCCACGAAGAGGGCCCATGGCGGGATGAACACCCTCACCCCCAACAAGATCAGGAAG ATTCCTACCCAGCCTACCATGGTGCGCTCCTACAGCTGCAGCTCATCCAGCACCTTCATCAGTGTGCCTAGCAGCAAGCCTCCTCTCTCCCAGGTTCagatgcag AAAATCAAGTCCCTTGAGAGAAGCAGCAGTAGTCAGAGAACACCCCTGCAGGAGTACAACGGTATAGAGGGGAAAAAACCTGTTGACATCAGCTACTCTGACTTCACT GGTGACCTGTCCAAAAAGCCAAATGATGCAGTTTTCAATTcgacagcaaaggaccttttcTGA
- the zgc:86764 gene encoding protein regulator of cytokinesis 1 isoform X1 gives MTIQTSQPHVFLIECKTFIFVNSHLVFGAAMSSRRSEALAFSLVTGINHAMARLVDIWDSMGIMEEQRVERMETVKKHIEGLLNDMITEEEALKHRIRTNIITFEKQLDTLCLEMSMDPYKLEEGLTVLQIEKNLRLRVEILTKEKGDRLKELHGLQQQDKELCLELCVTPYYVPTGSMPSRTQLQELREHLKTLSEEKKSRAKVFSGLREDIRKLMEDMGHKLETSLEKESVCHGEEIFLLTHENIKALQLLLSQMKVKKESLMNTLAELKERAMCLWNRLEALEQDRTAFQESVQGTLSDQITQWQEEVDRLTVLQKAMLEDVIDKVRQELVALWDKCNQGPEQSEPFNAHICDDDFTEELLALHDAELLKVKNYYDQAKPLLEVLQKWEKYWALFQDFEKKANDPNRFSNRGGALLKEAKEKVKVQKMLPKLEEELRTGVESWEKDQGSAFLVQGQRVMAYISSQWEEHKRQRSKEKSERATTSKKGEMTTLFKTPTKRAHGGMNTLTPNKIRKQIPTQPTMVRSYSCSSSSTFISVPSSKPPLSQVQMQKIKSLERSSSSQRTPLQEYNGIEGKKPVDISYSDFTGDLSKKPNDAVFNSTAKDLF, from the exons TGAAGCCCTGGCCTTCTCGCTAGTGACTGGTATAAACCATGCCATGGCCAGGCTGGTGGACATCTGGGACAGCATGGGCATCATGGAGGAGCAGAGGGTAGAGCGGATGGAGACGGTGAAGAAACACATTGAG GGCCTTTTGAATGACATGATCACTGAGGAGGAAGCTTTGAAGCACCGCATCCGAACCAATATCATCACTTTTGAAAAACAGTTGGATACCTTGTGTCTGGAAATGTCAATGGATCCATACAAA TTGGAGGAGGGTCTGACAGTCCTCCAGATCGAGAAGAACCTGCGTCTGCGTGTGGAGATTCTGACCAAGGAGAAGGGGGACCGTTTGAAGGAGCTACACGGACTGCAGCAGCAGGATAAGGAACTGTGCTTGGAGCTGTGCGTCACTCCCTATTATGTTCCAACAGGCAGCATGCCCTCACGCACTCAGCTGCAGGAGCTCCGGGAGCACCTCAAGACCCTCAGTGAAGAAAAG AAGAGTCGTGCAAAGGTGTTCTCAGGGCTGCGTGAGGACATCAGGAAGCTCATGGAGGACATGGGTCATAAACTAGAAACCAGTCTGGAGAAAGAGTCGGTGTGTCACGGCGAGGAGATATTCCTGCTCACGCATGAAAACATCAAAGCCCTCCAACTGCTGTTGTCCCAG ATGAAGGTCAAGAAGGAATCCCTGATGAATACTCTGGCTGAGCTGAAAGAACGAGCTATGTGCCTGTGGAATCGTCTGGAAGCGCTGGAGCAAGATCGCACTGCGTTCCAGGAGAGTGTGCAGGGTACCCTTTCTGACCAAATCACACAG TGGCAGGAGGAGGTGGACCGTCTGACGGTCCTGCAGAAAGCCATGTTAGAGGATGTGATTGACAAGGTCCGACAGGAACTAGTGGCTCTCTGGGACAAGTGCAACCAAGGCCCTGAGCAGAGTGAACCCTTCAACGCCCACATCTGTGACG ATGACTTCACAGAGGAACTGTTGGCACTGCATGACGCTGAGCTATTGAAGGTGAAGAATTACTATGACCAGGCTAAACCCTTACTGGAGGTTCTGCAGAAATGGGAGAAGTACTGGGCCCTCTTCCAGGACTTTGAG AAAAAGGCCAATGATCCAAACCGCTTCTCCAACAGAGGAGGAGCCCTTCTCAAAGAGGCCAAAGAGAAGGTCAAAGTTCAGAAGATGTTGCCAAAG TTGGAGGAAGAGCTGAGGACTGGTGTTGAGAGCTGGGAGAAGGACCAGGGTTCTGCCTTCCTGGTCCAGGGCCAGAGAGTCATGGCCTACATCTCCAGCCAATGGGAGGAGCACAAACGGCAGAGGAGCAAGGAGAAGAGTGAACGTGCCACT ACATCAAAGAAGGGGGAAATGACAACTCTCTTCAAAACTCCCACGAAGAGGGCCCATGGCGGGATGAACACCCTCACCCCCAACAAGATCAGGAAG CAGATTCCTACCCAGCCTACCATGGTGCGCTCCTACAGCTGCAGCTCATCCAGCACCTTCATCAGTGTGCCTAGCAGCAAGCCTCCTCTCTCCCAGGTTCagatgcag AAAATCAAGTCCCTTGAGAGAAGCAGCAGTAGTCAGAGAACACCCCTGCAGGAGTACAACGGTATAGAGGGGAAAAAACCTGTTGACATCAGCTACTCTGACTTCACT GGTGACCTGTCCAAAAAGCCAAATGATGCAGTTTTCAATTcgacagcaaaggaccttttcTGA
- the zgc:86764 gene encoding protein regulator of cytokinesis 1 isoform X3, with product MARLVDIWDSMGIMEEQRVERMETVKKHIEGLLNDMITEEEALKHRIRTNIITFEKQLDTLCLEMSMDPYKLEEGLTVLQIEKNLRLRVEILTKEKGDRLKELHGLQQQDKELCLELCVTPYYVPTGSMPSRTQLQELREHLKTLSEEKKSRAKVFSGLREDIRKLMEDMGHKLETSLEKESVCHGEEIFLLTHENIKALQLLLSQMKVKKESLMNTLAELKERAMCLWNRLEALEQDRTAFQESVQGTLSDQITQWQEEVDRLTVLQKAMLEDVIDKVRQELVALWDKCNQGPEQSEPFNAHICDDDFTEELLALHDAELLKVKNYYDQAKPLLEVLQKWEKYWALFQDFEKKANDPNRFSNRGGALLKEAKEKVKVQKMLPKLEEELRTGVESWEKDQGSAFLVQGQRVMAYISSQWEEHKRQRSKEKSERATTSKKGEMTTLFKTPTKRAHGGMNTLTPNKIRKQIPTQPTMVRSYSCSSSSTFISVPSSKPPLSQVQMQKIKSLERSSSSQRTPLQEYNGIEGKKPVDISYSDFTGDLSKKPNDAVFNSTAKDLF from the exons ATGGCCAGGCTGGTGGACATCTGGGACAGCATGGGCATCATGGAGGAGCAGAGGGTAGAGCGGATGGAGACGGTGAAGAAACACATTGAG GGCCTTTTGAATGACATGATCACTGAGGAGGAAGCTTTGAAGCACCGCATCCGAACCAATATCATCACTTTTGAAAAACAGTTGGATACCTTGTGTCTGGAAATGTCAATGGATCCATACAAA TTGGAGGAGGGTCTGACAGTCCTCCAGATCGAGAAGAACCTGCGTCTGCGTGTGGAGATTCTGACCAAGGAGAAGGGGGACCGTTTGAAGGAGCTACACGGACTGCAGCAGCAGGATAAGGAACTGTGCTTGGAGCTGTGCGTCACTCCCTATTATGTTCCAACAGGCAGCATGCCCTCACGCACTCAGCTGCAGGAGCTCCGGGAGCACCTCAAGACCCTCAGTGAAGAAAAG AAGAGTCGTGCAAAGGTGTTCTCAGGGCTGCGTGAGGACATCAGGAAGCTCATGGAGGACATGGGTCATAAACTAGAAACCAGTCTGGAGAAAGAGTCGGTGTGTCACGGCGAGGAGATATTCCTGCTCACGCATGAAAACATCAAAGCCCTCCAACTGCTGTTGTCCCAG ATGAAGGTCAAGAAGGAATCCCTGATGAATACTCTGGCTGAGCTGAAAGAACGAGCTATGTGCCTGTGGAATCGTCTGGAAGCGCTGGAGCAAGATCGCACTGCGTTCCAGGAGAGTGTGCAGGGTACCCTTTCTGACCAAATCACACAG TGGCAGGAGGAGGTGGACCGTCTGACGGTCCTGCAGAAAGCCATGTTAGAGGATGTGATTGACAAGGTCCGACAGGAACTAGTGGCTCTCTGGGACAAGTGCAACCAAGGCCCTGAGCAGAGTGAACCCTTCAACGCCCACATCTGTGACG ATGACTTCACAGAGGAACTGTTGGCACTGCATGACGCTGAGCTATTGAAGGTGAAGAATTACTATGACCAGGCTAAACCCTTACTGGAGGTTCTGCAGAAATGGGAGAAGTACTGGGCCCTCTTCCAGGACTTTGAG AAAAAGGCCAATGATCCAAACCGCTTCTCCAACAGAGGAGGAGCCCTTCTCAAAGAGGCCAAAGAGAAGGTCAAAGTTCAGAAGATGTTGCCAAAG TTGGAGGAAGAGCTGAGGACTGGTGTTGAGAGCTGGGAGAAGGACCAGGGTTCTGCCTTCCTGGTCCAGGGCCAGAGAGTCATGGCCTACATCTCCAGCCAATGGGAGGAGCACAAACGGCAGAGGAGCAAGGAGAAGAGTGAACGTGCCACT ACATCAAAGAAGGGGGAAATGACAACTCTCTTCAAAACTCCCACGAAGAGGGCCCATGGCGGGATGAACACCCTCACCCCCAACAAGATCAGGAAG CAGATTCCTACCCAGCCTACCATGGTGCGCTCCTACAGCTGCAGCTCATCCAGCACCTTCATCAGTGTGCCTAGCAGCAAGCCTCCTCTCTCCCAGGTTCagatgcag AAAATCAAGTCCCTTGAGAGAAGCAGCAGTAGTCAGAGAACACCCCTGCAGGAGTACAACGGTATAGAGGGGAAAAAACCTGTTGACATCAGCTACTCTGACTTCACT GGTGACCTGTCCAAAAAGCCAAATGATGCAGTTTTCAATTcgacagcaaaggaccttttcTGA
- the si:dkey-247m21.3 gene encoding 5-hydroxytryptamine receptor 4 — translation MATESHPPEHSVDEVANTEQVLNSLERIILTLFLTIIIIMTVLGNLLVMVALCKDRQLRKKKTNYFIVSLAFADLLVAVVVMPFAAIELTTSQWRYGEIFCLVRTSLDVLLTTASILHLCCIALDRYYAICCQPLVYRNKMTPLRVAMMLGGCWVIPSFISFLPIMQSWHAIGIEDIIEQRKFSGNSNETNCVFVVNRPYALICSTVAFYVPLSLMVLAYQRIYVTAMGHVRQIGTLQRAGSAPYSAPPQHYLSSEQQGSSRMRIETKAAKTLAVIMGCFCLCWAPFFITNVVDPFIHYSVPWQMWTAWLWLGYINSGLNPFLYAFLNRAFRRAFLMILCCGDERYVRQGSYGPTRHYSGSVNGTSIALR, via the exons ATGGCCACAGAATCACACCCACCTGAACA TTCAGTCGATGAAGTGGCAAACACGGAGCAAGTGCTGAACTCGCTGGAGAGGATCATTCTCACCCTCttcctcaccatcatcatcatcatgactgTTTTGGGGAACCTGCTGGTGATGGTGGCGCTCTGCAAGGACAGACAACTACG GAAAAAGAAGACCAATTACTTCATAGTGTCTTTGGCGTTTGCAGACCTCCTGGTTGCTGTGGTTGTCATGCCGTTTGCAGCCATTGAGTTGACCACAAGTCAGTGGAGGTACGGGGAGATATTCTGTCTAGTTCGGACCTCACTGGACGTGCTGCTGACCACTGCATCTATCCTACACCTGTGCTGCATAGCACTGGACAG GTACTATGCAATCTGCTGCCAACCGCTGGTGTACAGGAATAAAATGACGCCCTTGAGAGTGGCCATGATGCTGGGAGGATGCTGGgtcatcccctccttcatctcctTCCTTCCCATCATGCAAAGTTGGCACGCCATTGGCATAGAGGACATT ATAGAGCAGAGGAAGTTTAGCGGCAACAGCAACGAGACCAACTGTGTATTCGTGGTGAACCGTCCGTATGCACTCATCTGCTCCACCGTGGCCTTCTACGTTCCCCTGAGCCTCATGGTCCTGGCCTACCAGCGCATCTACGTCACCGCCATGGGCCACGTGCGGCAGATTGGCACGCTGCAGCGGGCAGGCTCCGCCCCCTACTCGGCGCCCCCCCAGCACTACCTCAGCTCCGAGCAGCAGGGCTCCAGTCGCATGCGCATAGAGACCAAGGCTGCCAAGACCCTGGCTGTCATCATGGGCtgcttctgtctctgctgggcCCCCTTCTTCATCACCAATGTGGTGGACCCCTTCATCCACTACAGTGTGCCCTGGCAGATGTGGACCGCCTGGCTGTGGCTTGGCTATATTAACTCTGGCCTTAACCCCTTTCTCTACGCCTTCCTGAACCGGGCCTTCAGACGGGCCTTCCTCATGATACTGTGTTGTGGTGATGAGAGATACGTACGCCAGGGGAGCTATGGCCCCACCAGACACTACTCTGGATCTGTCAACGGGACCTCCATCGCGCTCAGGTAA